The genomic window TAGATCAATGGGAAGCATCCCCAATTCACCTTTTTGATACTCGTATTAAAGGTACTACAGACTACGCTGATACAGCTGGTTCTGATGTTTGTGTTATTACAGCAGGTGTACCTCGTCGCCCTGGCATGAGCCGTGACGACTTACTCGAAATCAATGCTAACATCGTGAAGAGTGTTACTGAGCAATTAGTAAAATACTCTCCAGACACGATTATCATTGTTGTATCTAACCCACTTGACGTAATGGTTCAAGTTGCTAAAGATGCTAGTGGTCTTCCACATGAAAAAGTAATGGGTATGGCTGGTATCTTAGATACTGCTCGCTACCGTGCTTTTATCGCAGACGAACTCAATGTATCTCCAAAAGATATTCAGGCGCTATTAATGGGTGGCCACGGTGATACTATGGTACCACTTCCAAGATTCACTACTCTCTCTGGGATGCCTATCACGCACTTTATCTCAGACGAACGCTTAGAAGAAATCGTAAACCGCGCTAAAAAAGGTGGTGGAGAAATCGTAGGACTTATGGGAACATCTGCATGGTATGCACCTGGTGCTGCTGCAGCTCAAATGGTTGAAGCGATTCTTCTTGACCAAAACAGAATCTTCCCAGTATGTGCGTACATCGATGGCCAGTACGGAATCGACGACCTTTACATTGGCGTTCCAGTGAAGCTTGGCAAAGGCGGAATTAAAGAAGTAATTGAAGTTGAATTAACGAAAGAAGAAAACGATCTTCTTAAGCAGTCGGCTGATGCTGTACGTGGTACACTCAACGACTTTAAAAAACTAATGAATAAGTAAACAAACGAGGACTAAGGTCTTCACTACTTGCATTTTAAAGCCCTTTGGTTTTCCAAAGGGCTTTTTTTATATCTCTGAAGGAAGGAAAAAGTTCTTCACGGTTAATATGCCTAATACCCCTA from Balneola vulgaris DSM 17893 includes these protein-coding regions:
- the mdh gene encoding malate dehydrogenase, with protein sequence MKVTVVGAGGNVGSTVALSVAQRDFAKEVVAVDLERKDGDKTFYPSKGRALDQWEASPIHLFDTRIKGTTDYADTAGSDVCVITAGVPRRPGMSRDDLLEINANIVKSVTEQLVKYSPDTIIIVVSNPLDVMVQVAKDASGLPHEKVMGMAGILDTARYRAFIADELNVSPKDIQALLMGGHGDTMVPLPRFTTLSGMPITHFISDERLEEIVNRAKKGGGEIVGLMGTSAWYAPGAAAAQMVEAILLDQNRIFPVCAYIDGQYGIDDLYIGVPVKLGKGGIKEVIEVELTKEENDLLKQSADAVRGTLNDFKKLMNK